From the genome of Uranotaenia lowii strain MFRU-FL chromosome 1, ASM2978415v1, whole genome shotgun sequence, one region includes:
- the LOC129741923 gene encoding uncharacterized protein LOC129741923, giving the protein MEIELDRFEQTVGHKLLNASLLRVRKFNRTVSVLDGTAELYQDVGDEYEFQIRAAFSSMGNQQFNEYPMKLARQKACEALNGAYKEYQSLFLNYTNMPAIGDDWYCPFEKMIMEVRNFAPDAGWVPMVVPAGYWRLSYDIFGPDKELAFQGSVYLRLKRNMA; this is encoded by the coding sequence ATGGAGATTGAGCTGGATCGTTTCGAACAAACCGTGGGACACAAGCTACTCAACGCAAGTCTGTTGCGTGTTCGAAAGTTCAATCGAACAGTTTCCGTTCTCGACGGAACGGCTGAGCTTTACCAGGACGTTGGAGATGAGTACGAGTTTCAGATACGCGCAGCCTTCAGCTCTATGGGAAACCAGCAGTTCAACGAGTACCCTATGAAACTCGCTCGGCAAAAAGCCTGCGAGGCGTTGAATGGAGCGTACAAGGAGTATCAGTCGCTGTTTCTTAACTACACCAACATGCCAGCCATCGGGGACGATTGGTATTGTCCGTTTGAGAAGATGATCATGGAGGTGAGGAATTTTGCTCCGGATGCCGGGTGGGTTCCTATGGTGGTACCGGCTGGCTATTGGAGGTTGTCGTATGACATCTTTGGACCTGATAAAGAACTGGCGTTCCAGGGATCGGTCTATTTGAGACTTAAACGAAACATGGCATAG
- the LOC129738276 gene encoding uncharacterized protein LOC129738276, with the protein MFWQLFLLALSTLVELPRFTESTKMEVELDRFEQTIGFQLINASSVRVRKFNRAVSVLDGTAEVFQDLGDDYDIQLRAAYSTMGNQQFNEYPMKIGRQGMCKGLNGPYKEYQSLFLNWTNLPAIGNDWYCPLKKMIIEVRNWAPKASWVPDVVPVGYWKITCDIFGPNKELAYQVSAYMRIKPKMF; encoded by the coding sequence ATGTTTTGGCAGTTATTTCTACTAGCTCTGTCGACCCTTGTCGAATTGCCAAGGTTTACCGAATCTACGAAGATGGAAGTGGAGCTGGATCGTTTCGAGCAAACCATAGGGTTCCAGCTAATCAACGCCAGCTCAGTTCGGGTTCGGAAGTTTAACCGGGCAGTATCCGTGCTCGACGGAACAGCCGAGGTGTTCCAGGACCTGGGAGACGATTACGATATTCAACTCCGGGCAGCTTACAGTACCATGGGAAACCAACAGTTCAACGAGTACCCTATGAAAATCGGCCGGCAGGGCATGTGCAAGGGATTGAACGGGCCATATAAGGAGTATCAATCGCTGTTTCTCAACTGGACCAACTTGCCAGCCATCGGGAATGATTGGTATTGTCCgcttaaaaaaatgatcattgAGGTGAGGAACTGGGCGCCGAAAGCTAGTTGGGTTCCTGATGTGGTGCCAGTGGGTTATTGGAAGATAACGTGTGACATCTTTGGCCCCAACAAAGAGCTGGCCTATCAGGTGTCCGCCTACATGAGAATTAAACCAAAAATGTTCTAA